Proteins encoded together in one Penaeus vannamei isolate JL-2024 chromosome 11, ASM4276789v1, whole genome shotgun sequence window:
- the LOC138863319 gene encoding histidine-rich glycoprotein-like, translated as MIRYGPPLGLLHRYGPPLDHHRHHRYGPPLDHHRYGPPLGLLHRYGPHLGLLYRYGPPLDLLHRYGPPLDLLHRYGPPLDLLHRYGPPLDLLHRYGPPLDLLHRYGPPLDLLHRYGPPLDLLHRYGPPLDLLHRYGPPLDLLHRYGPPLGLLHRYGPPLDLLHRYGPPLDLLHRYGPPLDLLHRYGPHLVHSPLRLTHISPIMAAFGPGCPVMALSSATVPSYTPLMNRAVQLWPLSLSP; from the exons ATGATCCGCTACGGGCCGCCCTTGGGCCTTCTCCACCGCTACGGGCCGCCCTTGGACCATCACC GCCATCACCGCTACGGACCGCCCTTGGACCATCACCGTTACGGGCCGCCCTTGGGCCTTCTCCACCGCTACGGGCCGCATTTGGGCCTTCTCTACCGCTATGGGCCGCCCTTGGACCTTCTCCACCGCTACGGGCCGCCCCTGGACCTTCTCCACCGCTACGGGCCGCCCTTGGACCTTCTCCACCGCTACGGGCCGCCCTTGGACCTTCTCCACCGCTACGGGCCGCCCTTGGACCTTCTCCACCGCTACGGGCCGCCCTTGGACCTTCTCCACCGCTACGGGCCGCCCTTGGACCTTCTCCACCGCTACGGGCCGCCCTTGGACCTTCTCCACCGCTACGGGCCGCCCTTGGACCTTCTCCACCGCTACGGGCCGCCCTTGGGCCTTCTCCACCGCTACGGGCCGCCCCTGGACCTTCTCCACCGCTACGGGCCGCCCTTGGACCTTCTCCACCGCTACGGGCCGCCCTTGGACCTTCTCCACCGCTATGGCCCGCATTTGGTCCACAGCCCACTGCGTCTCACCCATATCAGCCCCATTATGGCCGCTTTTGGACCAGGCTGCCCGGTTATGGCCCTTTCCTCTGCCACAGTCCCCAGTTATACCCCGCTTATGAACCGTGCAGTGCAGTTGTGGccactttcactctccccctag